The following proteins come from a genomic window of Vallitaleaceae bacterium 9-2:
- a CDS encoding diguanylate cyclase, translating to MRLSYAYISISIISLVLIFASLMIVSKKEHSKANRALSLVICFIFLGSMFTLFEMLSTSFEGKFLFRNLSQIGLFLLPSASYNFIMIYTNTENKVLNKMRRINFIFAITCVFLIFTNDYHGIMRSNVLLVPIDGGLKLSVEQTMFGKICVSLNTLMNVIAIIKLWIYKRTTTKSTRTQVYLVLIGFLIPFLFTYVKTMLRNVSGLEVPSSIGFLIGVICILVGIYKYDFMSISPLARDWVIDEIDIGMIFTNPDGRIVDVNAYAKKIFSEDLHRMEKIIFGNSTWENALLGRDNMSFELHQENHKKIYKIKVHDLSKKQKAIGSVSLITDITADKLHKEWLENKAQKDSLTKILNRESFELKVNKIIDSIADMNRSGALLIFDIDKFKDVNDNYGHQIGDEVIIEVANIIASTCREKDLVGRLGGDEFGMFIVDTSREDVDQLVYRIQERLASQIFVNGDVDITLSIGIHIQELKNCTFNELYNKSDQAMYASKKSGRNQATVF from the coding sequence GTGAGGCTAAGTTATGCGTATATATCGATTAGCATCATATCTTTAGTATTGATTTTTGCATCATTGATGATAGTATCGAAAAAGGAGCATTCTAAGGCAAACAGGGCACTTAGCTTGGTTATATGTTTTATTTTTTTAGGGTCAATGTTCACCTTATTTGAAATGCTAAGCACTTCATTTGAAGGGAAGTTTTTGTTTCGAAATTTATCACAAATTGGTTTGTTTTTATTACCCTCAGCATCATACAACTTTATAATGATTTATACTAATACGGAGAATAAGGTTTTAAACAAAATGCGAAGGATTAATTTTATCTTTGCGATAACCTGTGTCTTCCTGATTTTTACTAATGATTATCATGGGATTATGCGTAGTAATGTGTTGCTTGTGCCAATCGATGGCGGCTTAAAGCTTTCGGTTGAACAAACCATGTTTGGCAAGATATGCGTAAGCCTCAATACGCTTATGAATGTTATCGCGATTATTAAGCTTTGGATATATAAACGGACGACCACAAAAAGTACCCGAACCCAAGTATACCTGGTTCTTATTGGTTTTTTGATTCCTTTTTTGTTCACCTACGTTAAGACGATGTTACGTAACGTATCGGGGTTGGAAGTGCCTTCATCGATAGGGTTTTTAATAGGGGTTATATGTATCTTAGTAGGGATTTATAAATACGACTTTATGTCGATATCTCCTTTAGCTCGGGACTGGGTTATCGATGAAATCGATATAGGTATGATTTTTACAAATCCTGATGGAAGAATTGTGGATGTAAATGCTTATGCAAAAAAAATATTTTCCGAGGATCTTCACAGGATGGAGAAGATTATTTTTGGAAATTCGACATGGGAAAATGCATTACTAGGTAGAGATAACATGAGTTTTGAACTTCATCAGGAAAATCATAAGAAAATATATAAGATTAAAGTGCATGACTTATCAAAAAAACAAAAGGCCATTGGGTCGGTATCTCTTATTACAGACATAACTGCAGATAAACTTCATAAAGAATGGTTAGAGAACAAAGCACAAAAAGATAGCTTAACAAAAATCTTGAATCGAGAAAGCTTTGAACTTAAAGTCAATAAAATCATAGATTCGATTGCCGATATGAATCGATCCGGTGCGTTATTAATATTTGACATTGATAAGTTTAAAGATGTAAATGATAATTATGGGCATCAAATCGGAGATGAAGTCATTATTGAAGTTGCCAATATCATCGCATCAACATGCCGTGAAAAAGACTTAGTAGGACGGCTTGGCGGCGATGAATTTGGCATGTTTATCGTGGATACAAGTAGAGAAGATGTAGATCAACTGGTGTATAGGATTCAAGAGCGACTAGCCTCGCAAATATTTGTCAATGGTGATGTGGACATTACACTCAGTATAGGAATACATATACAAGAGCTAAAAAACTGCACGTTTAATGAACTATATAATAAATCAGACCAAGCGATGTATGCATCAAAAAAATCGGGACGTAATCAAGCGACGGTTTTTTAA
- a CDS encoding S-layer homology domain-containing protein — protein sequence MKKRILGLFLIFSMMLGIVPTSAANNLTIEVTTYQELTDAISHVTEGQTILVMNDIALMDTLTTPENANDFTIDLNGNTISASADALIHKGTGTLTIAGTGGGVLTSTGEFCTVIHNETSGILEIVGATVQTQADGGTAILNTGTLTVSNGTVQVLAEHGTAISNEATLTITGGVVKAVDVGVAIETDIGSTVTISGGLVQSEMDFTITARGAKKITISGDAKVTSQAHKSSSEFKRATIHLDSSGNVMEKGVLEIKGGIVENTASEGEAYAVFYNIYSGVTEDNVNDYYIHTGGTVGKVFPEPLLPVAAIDDVQYETLQEAVDAVLEGQTITVLKDIDYTGLSGVDDVVDTAGNNNNFTIDLNGKVLSFNTDGQAGIFHAGAGELTIKDSAGEGKITSDAVGGSAITNSSTGAVIILGGTFESTASSYEDMSCALANLGTGTLRLEGSDTLAVATGHGSLAIANVNVGDVHVIGATVRATQPSSLAIGNQSTGKITIQNNSTITSQNASPSHGTIYLMEVPDASSSDKVVLSVDGTVENTASTKGYAIYYADPTVDGLNIGEYYNIETPNRVGKIYPKPAEAKIGQISYATLQEAVDAAVEQDTIVLLSNINLTSTVNIEDDINFTMDLAGHTVEGIGLTLIHHQGMGKLTITDDSEAGDGRLKVYSTSVDATTVLNSGNGEVYISGGTIEADSLAFGDNSGEQIAMKNHLGIITVDGGEVLAKGKAGAILNVNEGTINIMRGKVESEGIGVTLWNDATGIVNISGGSVLMTTTEKYNHAIINIGGGTVNISGGTVSSTAWGGTVINWPEGVIHVSGGTVSKVNQFEDDRYCAIASVNSGENEEVTIGKIIISGTAMVTSDCAETEQYPGGTICFEDYSKELPTSSVNFLEVRGGTVENTVGGNAVYFQHAKISSENVKDYYTIADTATVGKIYPSITYTIHGKVIDKDTKEGLAATINLLRENYTKVGAEIIAGEDGTYIIPDVPEGTYIIEIGYENYKTETITGVIVNNANIIDLNAALIKEYEINIIDGEASAYFVSPGDTITITADMLHDQYFEKWTSTTEGVIFENASRSQTTFIMPAEHVTIAANFKARETGTINGQVTDESGNPIEDAAVEIMKVAGFNSYTVASVTTDAQGDYSITDIPYGVYSLVVSQDTEGRMNTYSITVKKASTSQNAILLSGDRDTAVEVRYDGRSFVPTIAVDNLEDMFIDGDGLSNKVEIKLLVKNITQSNPSDQTLVEENLGSKEEVGIYLDAKLIKTINGIPDETVQPPAGKSLSIVIDLPSELQNKGVYKIIRVHDGEVEKFDAQYNSTYHTLTFKADKFSTYAIVYATQTVPEVPDDGSSSGGSSYTYYDIKIIEGENGNITPDGGTDHIEKVRKASDKTFTFKPDQGYEVNDVMIDGKSVGAKDSYTFKKITSSHTLKVTFKKMDTVKTDDDDGFEDVKTNAWFYESVVNAVEKGWFTGTSTTKFSPYLGTTRGMIVTVLHRMEQSPAVSTGSVFEDVVEKSWYYNSVIWAQQNEVVRGYSNGKYGPNDNITREQMAAILYRYAGFKGYDLSKRATLNNFTDESQISNYAIEAVQWAVANELISGKDNHVLDPKGNATRAEVATILTRFDRLFVD from the coding sequence ATGAAAAAACGAATATTGGGGCTATTTTTAATTTTTAGCATGATGCTTGGAATAGTACCTACATCAGCAGCAAATAACTTAACTATAGAAGTGACGACGTATCAAGAGTTAACGGATGCCATAAGTCATGTGACAGAGGGGCAAACGATTCTTGTAATGAACGATATCGCATTGATGGATACGCTTACAACACCGGAAAATGCAAATGATTTTACTATTGATTTAAATGGAAACACTATTTCAGCTTCAGCAGACGCACTCATCCATAAGGGAACAGGAACGCTAACTATCGCAGGGACTGGCGGTGGTGTGCTAACATCAACAGGCGAGTTTTGCACAGTAATTCATAACGAGACCAGTGGAATACTAGAGATTGTAGGTGCTACAGTGCAGACCCAGGCAGATGGGGGTACGGCTATTTTGAATACTGGGACACTGACCGTTTCTAATGGTACGGTTCAGGTTCTGGCAGAACATGGTACGGCTATTTCAAACGAGGCGACACTGACGATTACAGGGGGAGTTGTAAAAGCGGTAGATGTAGGCGTTGCGATTGAAACCGATATAGGTTCTACAGTTACTATTTCAGGTGGTTTGGTTCAATCAGAAATGGATTTTACAATTACTGCAAGGGGAGCTAAAAAAATTACGATTAGTGGAGATGCTAAAGTAACTAGCCAAGCGCATAAATCTTCGTCTGAGTTTAAGCGTGCGACTATTCATTTGGATTCTTCCGGGAATGTAATGGAAAAAGGCGTACTAGAAATAAAAGGTGGTATAGTAGAAAATACAGCAAGTGAAGGCGAAGCGTATGCAGTCTTTTATAATATTTATTCTGGGGTGACAGAAGATAATGTCAACGACTATTATATCCATACAGGCGGAACGGTAGGTAAGGTGTTTCCTGAACCCTTGCTTCCTGTGGCGGCCATAGATGATGTTCAATACGAAACTTTACAAGAGGCAGTCGATGCAGTGCTGGAAGGACAAACCATCACCGTATTAAAAGATATTGATTATACGGGATTATCAGGTGTTGATGACGTTGTCGATACAGCTGGTAACAACAATAACTTCACTATTGATCTTAATGGTAAGGTGCTTTCATTTAACACAGATGGACAGGCAGGTATTTTCCATGCCGGTGCAGGAGAGCTGACGATTAAGGACAGTGCAGGTGAGGGAAAGATTACAAGCGATGCTGTGGGAGGAAGTGCGATTACAAATAGTAGCACAGGCGCTGTAATTATCCTCGGTGGAACGTTCGAATCTACGGCAAGCTCTTATGAGGACATGAGCTGTGCCCTTGCTAATTTGGGAACAGGTACACTAAGGCTAGAAGGAAGCGATACATTGGCAGTTGCTACAGGACATGGAAGCCTTGCCATTGCTAATGTTAATGTAGGTGATGTGCATGTTATCGGGGCGACAGTTCGCGCGACACAACCGAGTAGTCTTGCCATTGGAAATCAATCCACAGGTAAAATCACTATTCAAAATAATTCCACCATCACCAGTCAAAATGCTTCACCTTCACATGGAACAATTTATCTTATGGAAGTTCCTGATGCAAGTTCATCAGATAAGGTCGTACTATCTGTTGATGGAACCGTAGAAAATACGGCAAGTACAAAAGGATATGCTATATATTATGCAGATCCTACTGTAGATGGATTAAATATTGGTGAGTATTATAACATAGAGACGCCAAATCGTGTGGGTAAGATTTATCCAAAACCTGCAGAAGCCAAGATTGGACAGATAAGTTATGCCACATTACAAGAGGCAGTAGATGCGGCTGTTGAACAAGATACAATTGTGCTTCTATCAAATATCAACCTAACATCAACGGTTAATATCGAAGACGATATTAATTTTACTATGGATCTAGCTGGTCATACGGTTGAGGGGATTGGATTGACGTTGATTCATCACCAAGGAATGGGAAAATTGACCATTACCGATGATTCAGAAGCAGGCGATGGGCGCCTAAAAGTCTATTCTACTAGTGTTGACGCTACTACGGTATTAAACTCGGGTAATGGAGAAGTCTATATATCCGGTGGAACGATTGAAGCTGACAGTTTAGCTTTTGGCGATAACTCAGGAGAACAGATAGCCATGAAAAATCACCTGGGTATAATTACTGTGGATGGAGGTGAGGTTTTAGCAAAAGGTAAAGCCGGAGCCATTCTCAATGTGAATGAAGGAACAATTAACATTATGCGTGGAAAGGTAGAATCAGAAGGTATAGGTGTTACTCTATGGAATGATGCAACAGGTATTGTCAATATATCTGGTGGTAGCGTATTGATGACAACAACAGAAAAATACAATCATGCCATCATTAACATAGGTGGTGGAACTGTTAATATATCCGGTGGAACAGTATCTTCCACAGCTTGGGGAGGAACAGTAATTAATTGGCCTGAAGGTGTCATCCATGTATCCGGTGGTACTGTATCAAAAGTCAATCAATTTGAAGATGACAGATACTGTGCAATTGCCAGTGTGAATTCTGGAGAAAATGAAGAAGTAACAATAGGAAAGATAATCATAAGTGGTACGGCGATGGTCACCAGTGACTGTGCTGAGACTGAGCAATATCCGGGAGGCACAATCTGTTTTGAAGATTATTCAAAAGAACTACCGACTTCTTCTGTAAATTTCTTGGAAGTAAGGGGAGGAACAGTTGAAAATACTGTAGGGGGCAATGCGGTATACTTTCAACATGCAAAAATCTCAAGTGAAAATGTTAAAGACTATTACACCATTGCAGATACCGCTACAGTAGGTAAAATATATCCTTCGATTACTTATACAATCCATGGTAAAGTTATAGACAAGGACACCAAAGAAGGACTTGCTGCCACAATAAACTTGCTGAGAGAAAATTATACTAAAGTAGGTGCAGAAATTATTGCAGGAGAGGATGGTACATATATTATCCCTGACGTTCCGGAAGGAACATATATAATAGAAATAGGTTATGAAAATTATAAGACAGAAACGATTACGGGAGTTATTGTCAACAATGCAAATATAATAGACTTGAATGCGGCGTTAATTAAAGAATATGAAATCAACATAATTGATGGCGAGGCAAGTGCTTATTTTGTATCCCCAGGTGATACAATAACAATCACAGCAGATATGTTGCATGATCAATATTTTGAAAAATGGACATCAACCACAGAAGGGGTCATATTTGAAAATGCATCACGTAGTCAAACCACCTTTATCATGCCGGCAGAACATGTAACGATAGCAGCCAACTTTAAGGCGAGAGAAACAGGTACGATTAATGGGCAGGTGACAGATGAGAGTGGAAATCCAATTGAAGATGCAGCAGTAGAAATCATGAAGGTTGCTGGATTCAATTCTTACACCGTTGCAAGTGTAACAACAGATGCACAAGGGGACTATAGCATCACAGACATTCCTTATGGTGTATACAGTTTAGTCGTTAGTCAAGATACGGAAGGAAGAATGAACACCTATAGTATTACGGTTAAGAAAGCAAGTACGTCACAGAATGCTATCTTATTATCAGGTGATAGGGATACCGCAGTTGAGGTAAGATATGATGGGCGATCATTTGTACCAACCATCGCAGTTGATAATCTAGAAGATATGTTTATAGATGGAGATGGCCTGTCAAACAAAGTAGAAATTAAACTACTGGTCAAAAATATCACCCAAAGTAACCCTTCAGATCAGACGCTTGTGGAAGAAAATCTTGGGTCAAAAGAAGAAGTGGGTATCTACCTTGATGCAAAACTTATCAAAACTATTAATGGAATACCGGATGAAACAGTACAGCCTCCGGCAGGTAAGTCATTAAGTATAGTCATTGATTTACCTTCTGAACTTCAGAATAAAGGTGTATACAAAATTATTCGTGTGCATGATGGGGAGGTAGAAAAATTTGATGCTCAATATAACAGCACCTATCACACACTGACGTTTAAAGCCGATAAGTTTTCAACATATGCCATTGTGTATGCGACACAAACGGTTCCGGAGGTTCCGGATGATGGAAGCAGTTCAGGAGGAAGTAGCTATACCTATTATGACATCAAAATCATAGAAGGAGAAAATGGAAACATCACTCCTGATGGTGGTACGGATCATATTGAAAAAGTAAGAAAAGCAAGCGATAAAACCTTTACTTTTAAACCTGACCAAGGATATGAAGTTAATGATGTAATGATTGATGGTAAGAGTGTTGGAGCCAAGGATAGCTATACTTTTAAAAAAATAACAAGTAGTCATACATTAAAAGTTACGTTCAAAAAAATGGACACGGTAAAAACAGATGATGACGACGGATTTGAAGATGTAAAAACAAATGCGTGGTTTTATGAATCTGTAGTCAATGCAGTGGAAAAAGGCTGGTTTACAGGGACTTCAACAACCAAGTTTAGTCCATATCTTGGTACAACGCGTGGCATGATTGTTACGGTACTACATCGTATGGAACAATCTCCAGCGGTATCAACGGGATCAGTATTTGAAGATGTTGTGGAGAAGAGCTGGTATTATAACAGTGTAATCTGGGCACAGCAAAATGAAGTTGTTCGCGGCTATTCTAATGGAAAGTATGGACCTAATGATAATATAACCCGTGAACAAATGGCAGCTATTCTCTATCGATATGCCGGTTTCAAAGGATATGACCTATCAAAAAGGGCGACGTTAAATAATTTTACGGATGAGAGTCAGATTTCTAATTATGCGATAGAAGCTGTACAATGGGCAGTGGCAAACGAATTGATTAGTGGCAAGGATAATCATGTCTTAGATCCAAAGGGAAATGCCACAAGAGCAGAAGTGGCTACAATTTTGACAAGATTTGATCGTTTGTTTGTAGACTAA
- a CDS encoding MATE family efflux transporter: MHLKKQFFNYVIPSIGAMLVTGLYFVVDGIFVGRGVGTLGLAAINIAVPYISILSAITMMITMGGATLASIHFGKKEPQKAITMFQSSLLLVFIFSALMTLISFFFSKNLATLLGASNLLLTDTADYIKYFVMFGVFFSCSNTLSAFVRNDGNPHLAFWGMIIGALSNIFFDWLFIFPLQMGIKGAAIASGLGQIFACLMLLSHFFFKKGALKLGFPTFSLHRLTQILKTGLPEFVTQMSQPVVILCYNFLILKTFGEIGVSAFSVISYILVVVIGIFIGLAQGIQPLLSQSYGKGDAISENYFFTTGMKLNIFLAVIMYVIMLIFGKNIIAVFNHDPELITLAYDYIQVYGISFLFASINIVYTIYYLATKRTKQALLLSVLRSFVINTLCIFLIPALFGRKAIWAGIIVAEAIVTLVAFYLRSQGSLKSSDIVFGEQ; this comes from the coding sequence ATGCATTTAAAAAAACAATTTTTCAATTATGTCATCCCCTCTATTGGCGCTATGCTAGTTACCGGCTTATATTTTGTTGTGGATGGTATCTTTGTCGGTAGGGGCGTTGGAACCTTAGGATTAGCCGCAATCAATATCGCCGTACCCTATATCTCAATTTTATCAGCCATCACGATGATGATTACAATGGGTGGCGCAACACTCGCCTCGATTCATTTTGGAAAAAAAGAGCCCCAAAAAGCCATCACGATGTTTCAATCAAGTCTTCTATTGGTCTTTATTTTTTCCGCGCTGATGACTCTTATCAGTTTTTTCTTTTCTAAAAATCTTGCAACACTACTTGGCGCAAGCAATTTGCTCTTAACGGATACGGCCGATTACATTAAGTATTTTGTTATGTTTGGTGTGTTTTTTAGTTGCTCAAATACTTTGTCTGCGTTTGTACGAAACGATGGCAATCCACACCTCGCCTTTTGGGGTATGATTATAGGCGCATTGAGCAATATCTTTTTTGATTGGCTGTTTATCTTTCCGTTACAGATGGGTATCAAAGGTGCTGCCATTGCCTCCGGTCTTGGACAAATATTTGCTTGTCTTATGTTATTGAGCCATTTCTTTTTTAAAAAAGGTGCTCTGAAACTTGGTTTTCCAACGTTCTCACTTCATCGTTTGACGCAAATATTAAAAACAGGCCTTCCCGAATTTGTCACCCAAATGAGTCAACCTGTTGTCATCTTATGTTATAACTTTTTGATATTAAAGACTTTCGGTGAAATCGGAGTCTCGGCATTTTCCGTTATATCCTATATCTTAGTTGTGGTTATAGGAATCTTTATTGGTTTAGCCCAAGGTATTCAGCCCCTGTTAAGCCAAAGCTATGGAAAAGGTGATGCCATATCCGAGAATTACTTTTTTACTACAGGTATGAAACTCAATATTTTTCTAGCGGTTATTATGTATGTCATCATGCTTATATTTGGGAAAAATATTATTGCTGTATTCAACCATGACCCTGAACTAATCACACTCGCCTATGACTACATTCAAGTATATGGTATTAGCTTTTTGTTTGCATCGATTAATATTGTCTACACCATCTATTACCTTGCTACAAAAAGGACCAAGCAAGCTTTACTTCTCTCTGTTTTGAGGAGTTTTGTCATTAACACATTATGCATCTTCCTAATCCCAGCTTTATTCGGTAGAAAGGCTATCTGGGCAGGAATTATTGTTGCAGAAGCAATTGTTACTCTAGTTGCCTTCTACCTTCGCTCCCAAGGCTCACTAAAATCCTCTGACATCGTCTTTGGTGAACAATAG